One segment of Grus americana isolate bGruAme1 chromosome 23, bGruAme1.mat, whole genome shotgun sequence DNA contains the following:
- the PITHD1 gene encoding PITH domain-containing protein 1, with amino-acid sequence MAHGHGRCCCCGEEAVGGDRGAAWGLYLRIDRQRLQCLNERREGSGALVFRAWEERGDRAQFVESDDDEELLFNIPFTGNVKLKGVIVMGEDDGTHPAEMRLFRNIPHMSFDDAAREPDQMFSLNRDPTGELEYPTKIARFSNVYHLSIHFPKNFGAETTKIFYIGLKGEWTEAHRHEVTICNYEASANPADHKLEQITPQTHFIS; translated from the exons ATGGCGCACGGTCAcgggcgctgctgctgctgcggggaggAGGCGGTCGGCGGGGACCGGGGCGCGGCCTGGGGCCTCTACCTGCGTATCGACCGGCAGCGGCTGCAGTGCCTCAACGAGCGCCGCGAGGGTAGCGGCGCACTCGTCTTCCGCGCTTGGGAGGAGCGTGGCGACCGCGCCCAG TTCGTAGAAAGCGACGATGATGAGGAGCTTCTCTTTAACATCCC GTTTACGGGTAACGTGAAATTAAAAGGAGTAATTGTGATGGGAGAAGATGATGGTACGCATCCAGCAGAGATGAGACT gTTCAGGAACATTCCTCACATGTCCTTTGATGATGCAGCCAGGGAACCGGACCAGATGTTCAGCCTGAACCGGGATCCGACGGGCGAGCTGGAGTACCCCACCAA aattgcCCGTTTCTCCAATGTTTACCACCTCTCCATCCACTTTCCGAAGAACTTTGGAGCGGAGACAACGAAGATTTTTTATATAGGCCTGAAAGGAGAGTGGACGGAG GCTCATCGCCATGAAGTCACCATCTGCAATTACGAAGCATCAGCAAACCCAGCTGATCACAAGTTGGAACAAATCACCCCACAGACTCACTTCATCTCCTAA
- the ELOA gene encoding elongin-A has translation MAESVLEVVGKLQSRLAGSSEPKKLLKSLKRLSELPITVDILVETGVGKTVNSLRKHELVGDFAKNLVARWKKLVPVSQEADRNNLDSEDRDYERSSSSKRHQESSLREDDDPDQEYPEHFQPSCSQSYSPDHREKKSKRYPRPERAHETYGCSSHEGKGWGRSSPVLSSDQEYSDYGQAVSPEPSESPQDMYTDPYASEEQEEPTVFHQKVSKGHSFQEKLGGGRERNPGEFYDKGNASRSKEHKSSHKKQRLDGKGDDRTFSPETLHKASFKEQLREAPMVGGSKEKQRTSDGAKKEKNRESSTSRKEKLQMLPHLEESLDNHVKKQKHRDSEKSKLEKPKLSLETSNTEREKQKAECDSSNRIKEKGISGSIKSSEGKRKVSDVDKKSTGFSSNFGEGEAEDEFEQPTMSFESYLSYDQPQKKKKKVVKPSVSAGEKDRGHSKQNGSKASTNSSSSSRKSPSHKRTSEKKAEKKLPEPPKPKRIILDVVPTLPDIPLPPIQANYRPLPSIETITCSQTKRKAVSSPVEESEAGFTGRRLNSKMQVYSGSKTAYLPKMMSLYQQCIRVLSNNIDSIFEVGGVPFTVLEPVLERCTPEQLYRIEECNHVLIEDTDQLWHNHCLRDFKNEKPEEFESWREMYLRLHDAREQRLLMLARNIGSAHANKPKGRVAKMAFVNSAAKPPRDVRRRQEKFGTGGPLLPGKTKIKPDLYTSSKSHSRVSEEQSYDGPSTSSAHSVPSSGSTFSSYDPRKPPVKKIAPMMAKTIKAFKNRFSRR, from the exons ATGGCGGAGTCGGTGCTGGAAGTTGTGGGCAAGCTGCAGTCGCGGCTGGCGGGCAGCTCGGAGCCCAAGAAG ctgctgaaaagTCTGAAGAGGCTGTCTGAGTTGCCCATCACAGTTGACATTCTTGTG GAGACAGGTGTTGGGAAGACCGTGAACAGTTTACGGAAACACGAGCTTGTAGGAGACTTTGCAAAGAATCTCGTAGCCAGGTGGAAGAAGCTAGTGCCAGTGTCCCAAGAGGCGGACAG AAATAACCTAGATTCTGAAGACCGTGATTACGAGAGGAGCAGCTCAAGCAAAAGACATCAAGAATCCTCCCTCAGAGAGGATGACGATCCTGACCAGGAGTACCCAGAACACTTCCAGCCGTCTTGCAGCCAGTCCTATAGCCCAGATCATAGGGAAAAGAAGTCCAAAAGGTATCCTAGGCCTGAGAGAGCCCATGAGACTTATGGCTGTAGCAGCCACGAGGGGAAGGGTTGGGGCAGATCTTCCCCAGTGCTCTCTTCAGATCAGGAGTACTCAGACTATGGACAAGCTGTGTCACCTGAGCCAAGTGAGAGCCCTCAGGATATGTACACAGACCCTTACGCCtctgaggagcaggaagaaCCGACAGTATTTCATCAGAAAGTCAGTAAAGGCCACAGCTTTCAGGAGAAGCTGGGGGGAGGCCGGGAGAGGAACCCTGGTGAGTTCTATGACAAAGGGAATGCGAGTCGAAGCAAAGAGCACAAGTCTTCTCACAAGAAACAGCGACTTGATGGCAAAGGGGACGACAGGACCTTCAGCCCAGAAACATTGCACAAGGCCTCTTTTAAAGAGCAGCTCCGAGAAGCCCCCATGGTGGGGGGCAGCAAGGAGAAGCAGAGGACATCAGATGGTGCCAAGAAGGAGAAGAATCGAGAAAGCAGCACCTCCAGAAAGGAGAAGTTGCAAATGTTGCCACACTTGGAAGAGTCTTTGGACAACCAtgttaaaaagcagaaacatcgGGACTCCGAAAAAAGCAAATTGGAAAAGCCTAAGCTGAGCCTGGAAACTTCTAACACAGAGCGGGAGAAACAGAAAGCTGAGTGTGACTCATCAAATAGGATTAAAGAAAAGGGGATTTCTGGGAGCATAAAATCTTCAGAGGGGAAGCGCAAAGTCTCTGATGTAGACAAAAAATCAACGGGCTTTTCCTCaaattttggggagggggaagcggAGGATGAATTTGAACAACCTACAATGTCCTTTGAGTCGTACCTCAGCTACGACCAgccccagaaaaagaaaaagaaagtggttAAACCCTCTGTGTCAGCTGGGGAGAAAGACCGAGGGCACAGCAAACAGAACGGATCCAAAGCCAGTACCAACAGCTCAAGCTCGAGTCGGAAAAGTCCAAGCCACAAGCGAACAAGtgagaaaaaggcagagaagaaactACCAGAGCCTCCTAAACCAAAGAGG ATAATTTTAGATGTGGTACCAACGTTACCAGACATCCCACTGCCCCCGATTCAGGCCAATTACCGCCCTCTTCCTTCAATCGAGACCATTACCTGCTCCcagacaaaaaggaaag CGGTGTCCTCGCCAGTTGAAGAGAGCGAAGCGGGTTTTACAGGCCGACGGTTGAATTCAAAGATGCAAGTGTATTCAGGCTCCAAAACTGCCTACCTCCCAAAGATGATGTCTCTGTATCAGCAGTGTATCAGAGTCCTCAGTAACAACATTGACT CGATCTTTGAAGTGGGTGGTGTCCCTTTCACAGTGCTGGAGCCAGTATTGGAGAGATGCACCCCAGAGCAGCTGTATCGCATTGAAGAGTGTAATCAC GTCCTTATTGAGGATACGGATCAACTGTGGCACAATCACTGTCTCCGAGACTTCAAGAATGAGAAGCCGGAAGAGTTTGAGTCCTGGCGGGAGATGTACCTTCGACTTCATGACGCACGAGAGCAGCGGCTGCTCATGTTAGCACGGAACATCGGCTCAGCTCATGCCAACAAACCAAAAG GTAGAGTGGCCAAAATGGCGTTTGTGAACTCTGCAGCAAAGCCACCTCGGGATGTACGAAGGAGACAAGAGAAGTTTGGAACTGGAGGACCTCTTCTGCCAGGGAAGACCAA aataaaaccagaCTTGTACACATCTAGTAAAAGCCACTCTCGTGTGAGCGAGGAGCAGTCCTATGACGggcccagcaccagcagtgcCCATTCTGTCCCATCTTCAGGTAGCACCTTCTCCTCCTATGACCCCAGGAAACCACCAGTGAAGA AAATTGCACCCATGATGGCAAAGACTAtcaaagctttcaaaaacagGTTTTCTCGGAGATAA